A genome region from Gadus chalcogrammus isolate NIFS_2021 chromosome 7, NIFS_Gcha_1.0, whole genome shotgun sequence includes the following:
- the LOC130385161 gene encoding zinc finger protein 431-like isoform X6, translated as MQHPFYILSMDQTQLAGVRFIPGDRATLFSSPWCTEPAPTCLAIRSTDFQTRKTTISVLGYVSSRQRSNFAASSVTGHTVLCEKHFTPDSYNQGDLMELRPGFRRRESVRLANGAVPSVHAGLPATSGGTESSTSRESARRKRELCTIVGESAASNDGAGATSTSEPEDDGVGDTSTMDPEPVVVHRGSQCKIRCFHSSLEDCDDFGDCSTQHSAALDSLHVDAPGSSHMSGHKGELRILNVYGKGEGPLVLDGNDTLFTASKLETLNSLSADHREELTVQQTPDTISIKEEEDIDWGMHAGEDCDDFGDCSTQRGAALDSLHVDTPGSSHMSSHKGELRILNVYGKGEGPLAVDGHDTLFTACKLEAQDSLSADHSVVKSLESGEQLVHREELTRHRGGGKGRPCVLSVEGFPEKTNMSTRSGEKPYGCDQCKKRFQLKGNLKIHMRTHSREKPYRCDQCVKRFSLSFNLKVHMRTHSGEKPYKCNQCVMCFGHSASLKSHMRTHSGEKPYRCNQCVKRFSKSYNLKIHMRIHSGEKPYRCDQCMKCFSKSYNLKIHMRTHSGEKPNKCNQCMKCFSHSSDLKVHIRTHSGEKPYRCDQCVKRFSHSTDLKIHMRTHSREKPYRCDQCVKRFSHSTDLKSHMRTHSGLKSYGCDQCVKRFGQSSHLKSHMRIHSGEKPYRCDQCVMCFSQSSGLKRHMRIHSGEKPYRCDQCVKRFNQCSALKRHKRTCSGEKP; from the exons ATGCAACATCCATTTTATATACTATCTATGGATCAGACGCAACTTGCTGGAGTTCGCTTCATTCCAGGTGACAGGGCCACACTGTTTTCCTCTCCTTGGTGTACAGAACCAG CTCCAACTTGTCTGGCCATCAGGTCCACCGATTTCCAAACAAGAAAGACAACCATTTCCGTGCTTGGATACGTTTCGTCCAGGCAAAGAAGCAACTTCGCTGCCTCCTCGGTGACGGGACACACGGTGTTGTGTGAAAAACACTTCACACCGGACAGCTACAACCAAGGGGATCTGATGGAATTGCGCCCTGGATTTCGACGAAGAGAGTCGGTTAGGCTGGCAAATGGAGCTGTTCCATCTGTGCATGCAGGTCTACCAGCAACATCTGGCGGGACTGAGTCTAGCACTAGCAGAGAATCCGCTCGCCGAAAACGGGAGCTTTGTACA ATTGTGGGGGAGAGTGCTGCCAGCAATGATGGGGCGGGTGCAACTTCCACTTCAGAGCCTGAAGATGATGGAGTTGGAGACACCTCTACGATGGACCCTGAGCCAGTAGTGGTCCATCGTGGATCTCAGTGCAAAATACGATGTTTCCATAGTTCATTAG aagactgcgatgactTTGGAGACTGCAGCACACAGCACAGCGCCGCCTTGGATAGTCTGCATGTGGACgctcctggctcctcccacatgtcaggTCACAAAGGGGAGCTGCGGATCCTGAACGTCtatggaaaaggggagggcccactggtgCTGGACGGCAATGACACACTCTTCACCGCGTCTAAACTGGAGACcttgaactcgctgtctgcagaccaccgtgaggagctgactgtgcag cagaccccagacaccatttcaatcaaggaaGAAGAGGATATTGATTGGGGCATGCACGCTGGAG aagactgcgatgactTTGGAGACTGCAGCACACAGCGCGGCGCCGCATTGGATAGTCTGCATGTGGACactcctggctcctcccacatgtcaagtcacaaAGGGGAGCTGAGGATCCTGAACGTCtatggaaaaggggagggcccactggcggtggacggtcATGACACACTCTTCACCGCGTGTAAACTGGAGGCCCAGGACTCGCTGTCGGCAGACCACAGCGTGGTCAAGAGCCTGGAGAGCggcgagcagctggtccaccGTGAGGAGCTGACTCGGCATCGGGGAGGCGGCAAGGGCCGGCCTTGTGTGTTGTCTGTTGAGGGTTTTCCTGAAAAAACTAACATGAGTACCCGCAGCGGCGAGAAGCCGTACGGGTGCGACCAATGCAAGAAGCGCTTCCAACTGAAAggcaacctgaagatccacatgaggactcactccagggagaagccctacaggtgtgaccaatgcgtgaagcgcttcagtctTAGCTTCAACCTgaaggtccacatgaggactcactccggggagaaacCCTACAAGTGTAATCAATGCGTGATGTGCTTCGGTCATAGCGCTAGCCTGAAaagccacatgaggactcactccggggagaagccctacaggtgtaaccaatgcgtgaagcgcttcagtaAGAGCTataacctgaagatccacatgaggattcactccggggagaagccctacaggtgtgaccaatgcatgaagtgcttcagtAAGAGCTATAACCtaaagatccacatgaggactcactccggggagaagcccaaCAAGTGtaaccaatgcatgaagtgcttcagtcatAGCTCCGACCTGAAGGTCCACAtaaggactcactccggggagaagccttacaggtgtgaccaatgcgtgaagcgcttcagtcataGCACtgacctgaagatccacatgaggactcactccagGGAGAAGCcttacaggtgtgaccaatgcgtgaagcgcttcagtcataGCACTgacctgaagagccacatgaggactcactccgggttGAAGTCTTATGGGTGTGACCAATGTGTGAAGCGCTTCGGACAGAGCTCTCACCTGAAAAGCCACATGAGGAtacactctggggagaagccttATAGGTGTGACCAATGTGTGATGTGCTTCAGTCAGAGCTCCGGCCTGAAGAGACACATGAGGAtacactccggggagaagccctacaggtgtgaccaatgtgTGAAGCGCTTCAATCAGTGCTCCGCCCTGAAGAGACACAAGAGGACTtgctccggggagaagccctga
- the LOC130385161 gene encoding zinc finger protein 271-like isoform X5, whose amino-acid sequence MQHPFYILSMDQTQLAGVRFIPAPTCLAIRSTDFQTRKTTISVLGYVSSRQRSNFAASSVTGHTVLCEKHFTPDSYNQGDLMELRPGFRRRESVRLANGAVPSVHAGLPATSGGTESSTSRESARRKRELCTIVGESAASNDGAGATSTSEPEDDGVGDTSTMDPEPVVVHRGSQCKIRCFHSSLDDFGDCSTQRDATSESLYAPGSSHVSELEALNSLSADHSVVKSLERALQLPLREELTVQQTPDTISIKVEEDMDGAMPALEDCDDFGDCSTQHSAALDSLHVDAPGSSHMSGHKGELRILNVYGKGEGPLVLDGNDTLFTASKLETLNSLSADHREELTVQQTPDTISIKEEEDIDWGMHAGEDCDDFGDCSTQRGAALDSLHVDTPGSSHMSSHKGELRILNVYGKGEGPLAVDGHDTLFTACKLEAQDSLSADHSVVKSLESGEQLVHREELTRHRGGGKGRPCVLSVEGFPEKTNMSTRSGEKPYGCDQCKKRFQLKGNLKIHMRTHSREKPYRCDQCVKRFSLSFNLKVHMRTHSGEKPYKCNQCVMCFGHSASLKSHMRTHSGEKPYRCNQCVKRFSKSYNLKIHMRIHSGEKPYRCDQCMKCFSKSYNLKIHMRTHSGEKPNKCNQCMKCFSHSSDLKVHIRTHSGEKPYRCDQCVKRFSHSTDLKIHMRTHSREKPYRCDQCVKRFSHSTDLKSHMRTHSGLKSYGCDQCVKRFGQSSHLKSHMRIHSGEKPYRCDQCVMCFSQSSGLKRHMRIHSGEKPYRCDQCVKRFNQCSALKRHKRTCSGEKP is encoded by the exons ATGCAACATCCATTTTATATACTATCTATGGATCAGACGCAACTTGCTGGAGTTCGCTTCATTCCAG CTCCAACTTGTCTGGCCATCAGGTCCACCGATTTCCAAACAAGAAAGACAACCATTTCCGTGCTTGGATACGTTTCGTCCAGGCAAAGAAGCAACTTCGCTGCCTCCTCGGTGACGGGACACACGGTGTTGTGTGAAAAACACTTCACACCGGACAGCTACAACCAAGGGGATCTGATGGAATTGCGCCCTGGATTTCGACGAAGAGAGTCGGTTAGGCTGGCAAATGGAGCTGTTCCATCTGTGCATGCAGGTCTACCAGCAACATCTGGCGGGACTGAGTCTAGCACTAGCAGAGAATCCGCTCGCCGAAAACGGGAGCTTTGTACA ATTGTGGGGGAGAGTGCTGCCAGCAATGATGGGGCGGGTGCAACTTCCACTTCAGAGCCTGAAGATGATGGAGTTGGAGACACCTCTACGATGGACCCTGAGCCAGTAGTGGTCCATCGTGGATCTCAGTGCAAAATACGATGTTTCCATAGTTCATTAG ATGACTTTGGAGACTGCAGCACACAACGCgacgccacctcagagagtctttatgcccctggctcctcccacgtGTCTGaactggaggccctgaactctcTGTCTGCAGACCACAGCGTggtcaagagcctggagcgTGCCTTACAACTGCCCCTCCGCGAGGAACTTACTGTGCAG cagaccccagacaccatttcaatcaaagTTGAGGAGGATATGGATGGAGCCATGCCCGCTCTAG aagactgcgatgactTTGGAGACTGCAGCACACAGCACAGCGCCGCCTTGGATAGTCTGCATGTGGACgctcctggctcctcccacatgtcaggTCACAAAGGGGAGCTGCGGATCCTGAACGTCtatggaaaaggggagggcccactggtgCTGGACGGCAATGACACACTCTTCACCGCGTCTAAACTGGAGACcttgaactcgctgtctgcagaccaccgtgaggagctgactgtgcag cagaccccagacaccatttcaatcaaggaaGAAGAGGATATTGATTGGGGCATGCACGCTGGAG aagactgcgatgactTTGGAGACTGCAGCACACAGCGCGGCGCCGCATTGGATAGTCTGCATGTGGACactcctggctcctcccacatgtcaagtcacaaAGGGGAGCTGAGGATCCTGAACGTCtatggaaaaggggagggcccactggcggtggacggtcATGACACACTCTTCACCGCGTGTAAACTGGAGGCCCAGGACTCGCTGTCGGCAGACCACAGCGTGGTCAAGAGCCTGGAGAGCggcgagcagctggtccaccGTGAGGAGCTGACTCGGCATCGGGGAGGCGGCAAGGGCCGGCCTTGTGTGTTGTCTGTTGAGGGTTTTCCTGAAAAAACTAACATGAGTACCCGCAGCGGCGAGAAGCCGTACGGGTGCGACCAATGCAAGAAGCGCTTCCAACTGAAAggcaacctgaagatccacatgaggactcactccagggagaagccctacaggtgtgaccaatgcgtgaagcgcttcagtctTAGCTTCAACCTgaaggtccacatgaggactcactccggggagaaacCCTACAAGTGTAATCAATGCGTGATGTGCTTCGGTCATAGCGCTAGCCTGAAaagccacatgaggactcactccggggagaagccctacaggtgtaaccaatgcgtgaagcgcttcagtaAGAGCTataacctgaagatccacatgaggattcactccggggagaagccctacaggtgtgaccaatgcatgaagtgcttcagtAAGAGCTATAACCtaaagatccacatgaggactcactccggggagaagcccaaCAAGTGtaaccaatgcatgaagtgcttcagtcatAGCTCCGACCTGAAGGTCCACAtaaggactcactccggggagaagccttacaggtgtgaccaatgcgtgaagcgcttcagtcataGCACtgacctgaagatccacatgaggactcactccagGGAGAAGCcttacaggtgtgaccaatgcgtgaagcgcttcagtcataGCACTgacctgaagagccacatgaggactcactccgggttGAAGTCTTATGGGTGTGACCAATGTGTGAAGCGCTTCGGACAGAGCTCTCACCTGAAAAGCCACATGAGGAtacactctggggagaagccttATAGGTGTGACCAATGTGTGATGTGCTTCAGTCAGAGCTCCGGCCTGAAGAGACACATGAGGAtacactccggggagaagccctacaggtgtgaccaatgtgTGAAGCGCTTCAATCAGTGCTCCGCCCTGAAGAGACACAAGAGGACTtgctccggggagaagccctga